One Desulfovibrio litoralis DSM 11393 genomic region harbors:
- a CDS encoding M23 family metallopeptidase, translating into MFFKKYHIVIFKDRDGNHRHLRLRGWFGVFLVLLFIAMSGVNIYLFKFYHANQTLNAELDNAQKTIEEQERQLVSLNSKIRLVYDDIARVQQFDSKLRVMLNIDKDPIEINEPGTDNNNSPTNMNFLQLHRQELMTRKMHLFLNLLNNDIRLEEVKQQELVKILRNNKELLVSTPSIWPAEGTLTSGFGMRGSPFTGTQTMHKGLDISNRPGTPIYAPAKGTVTFSQYDGAYGNTLIIDHGNSLSTRYSHMLRAAAKEGQTVQRGEVIGYIGNSGRSTGPHLHYEVRIGGVPVNPMRYILN; encoded by the coding sequence ATGTTTTTCAAAAAATATCATATTGTTATATTCAAAGATCGAGACGGAAACCACCGCCACCTACGCTTAAGAGGTTGGTTTGGTGTTTTTCTTGTGTTGTTATTTATTGCAATGAGTGGAGTCAACATTTATCTCTTTAAGTTTTATCATGCAAATCAAACTCTTAACGCAGAACTCGACAATGCACAAAAAACGATCGAAGAACAAGAAAGACAGCTTGTGAGCTTAAACTCTAAGATCAGATTAGTCTATGATGACATTGCAAGAGTGCAACAATTTGACTCAAAACTTAGAGTGATGCTTAATATAGACAAAGACCCTATTGAAATAAACGAGCCGGGAACAGACAATAATAATTCACCGACTAACATGAATTTTTTACAATTGCATCGCCAAGAGTTGATGACCAGAAAAATGCACCTTTTTCTAAACCTGCTCAACAACGATATACGCCTTGAAGAAGTAAAACAACAAGAGCTTGTTAAAATACTAAGAAACAATAAAGAACTATTAGTCAGCACACCTTCTATTTGGCCAGCAGAAGGAACTTTAACCTCAGGTTTTGGCATGAGAGGTTCGCCGTTTACCGGAACTCAAACAATGCACAAAGGTTTGGATATTTCTAATCGCCCGGGAACCCCCATCTATGCACCGGCAAAAGGAACTGTTACCTTTTCCCAGTATGACGGTGCCTATGGAAATACTTTAATTATTGATCATGGAAATTCTCTTTCCACTCGCTATTCTCATATGTTAAGAGCCGCAGCAAAAGAAGGACAAACCGTACAACGCGGTGAAGTCATAGGCTATATCGGAAACAGCGGACGCAGCACAGGACCGCATCTACACTATGAAGTTCGTATCGGCGGCGTTCCCGTTAACCCTATGCGATATATCTTAAATTAA
- a CDS encoding metal-dependent hydrolase, producing the protein MDSVTHLATGMIMGFARPFLPKKTSLAISLPLGLIVTHFPDIDIIFSHGLYGMLALHRGITHSLIFIFAMAVLFSLITYYLSYKQHPRPTRLNLFAFSLLGLLIHIMLDCFTAFGTQIFLPWSNFRFSLPIVYIIDLWWTIPLLTISIYCILHFMSLRMVVFFTLAYTVILSSIVYWFTPTPLEEIYLVFPIPVLIFWVLFLPLAIALPLRLGSRPQPQKIAMLGLIWIFLYPALAFGISRYVKATVLPQLESTLTTQNNGEPPVLTKVIIAAEPFAPLNWKILAEDKTHVYVVGYSFLGQGKELEIAKFQRPTPAFWEKLSTKSELMNAYTRFIETPAIEEIQKLTLTPSGRKERIVAILDLRYKSTVPKVLAAFGRKPSMFNFALLLDENDNPLAYQYFRGDLNDCQVWQYFNTESK; encoded by the coding sequence ATGGATTCAGTAACACATCTGGCAACAGGCATGATCATGGGGTTTGCTCGCCCTTTTTTACCTAAAAAAACAAGCCTTGCCATCAGCCTTCCCCTTGGTCTAATCGTAACCCATTTTCCTGATATAGATATTATATTCTCTCATGGCTTATACGGAATGTTAGCCCTTCATAGAGGCATTACTCACAGTCTAATCTTTATTTTTGCCATGGCAGTTTTATTTAGCCTTATTACTTACTATTTAAGCTATAAACAACACCCCAGACCAACTCGTTTAAACTTATTCGCTTTTTCATTATTAGGCTTACTGATTCACATTATGCTCGATTGTTTTACCGCTTTCGGAACTCAGATATTCCTACCATGGAGCAACTTCAGGTTTTCACTGCCTATTGTTTATATTATAGATTTATGGTGGACAATTCCTCTTTTGACTATCTCTATTTACTGCATACTACATTTTATGTCTTTAAGAATGGTCGTTTTTTTTACCCTAGCCTATACGGTTATATTAAGTTCTATCGTCTATTGGTTTACCCCAACCCCTTTAGAAGAAATATATCTTGTATTTCCCATTCCTGTTTTAATTTTTTGGGTATTATTTTTACCCTTGGCTATTGCTTTGCCCTTGCGACTTGGAAGCCGCCCTCAACCTCAAAAAATTGCTATGCTTGGGTTAATTTGGATATTTTTATACCCTGCTCTTGCCTTTGGAATTTCAAGATATGTAAAAGCTACTGTTCTACCTCAACTTGAAAGCACTCTCACAACACAAAACAACGGTGAACCACCTGTCCTTACAAAGGTTATAATTGCTGCCGAACCTTTTGCTCCTTTAAACTGGAAAATACTCGCAGAAGATAAAACCCATGTTTATGTTGTTGGTTATTCTTTTTTAGGACAAGGAAAAGAACTTGAAATCGCCAAATTTCAACGTCCTACTCCTGCATTTTGGGAAAAACTAAGCACAAAAAGCGAATTAATGAACGCCTACACTCGATTTATTGAAACGCCGGCTATTGAAGAAATTCAAAAATTAACTTTAACGCCAAGCGGAAGAAAAGAACGCATCGTTGCTATTTTAGACTTAAGATATAAAAGCACTGTGCCTAAGGTTTTAGCCGCTTTTGGACGTAAACCGTCAATGTTCAATTTTGCCTTATTGCTTGATGAAAATGATAACCCGCTGGCATATCAATATTTTAGAGGCGATCTAAACGATTGTCAGGTTTGGCAATATTTTAATACAGAAAGCAAATAA
- a CDS encoding DUF5131 family protein, which produces MSHSDQKLIFQAWNPVTGCSKFSSGCKNCYALPIALKLKQQGNIHYKNGFEISLHQDKLAKPLSWKKPKLIFVNSMSDLFHEKVPLDFIQQIFNIIEQSKQHIFIILTKRAERLFKLSTKLKWHENIALGVTVESKHYLYRLKLLQQIQAQTRFVFFEPLLSLIENIDFAGIHWALVGGESGQNARKMLPEWVTSIKNQCRQANVPFYFHQWGDKRTHDNLIDGKSHLEFPQSWLNILENSPKQIQLSLN; this is translated from the coding sequence ATGTCTCATAGCGACCAAAAATTAATCTTTCAAGCTTGGAATCCCGTTACAGGATGCAGTAAATTTAGCTCAGGGTGTAAAAACTGTTACGCCCTGCCTATTGCCTTAAAACTCAAACAACAAGGGAATATACATTATAAAAATGGTTTTGAGATAAGCTTACATCAAGATAAACTTGCGAAACCACTTTCTTGGAAAAAACCAAAACTTATTTTTGTAAACTCGATGAGCGACTTATTTCATGAAAAAGTTCCTCTGGATTTTATTCAACAAATATTTAATATAATAGAACAATCCAAACAACATATCTTTATAATCTTAACCAAAAGAGCCGAACGTCTCTTTAAACTAAGTACGAAATTAAAATGGCACGAAAACATCGCGTTAGGGGTAACTGTCGAATCTAAACACTATCTTTACAGATTAAAACTCTTACAACAAATTCAGGCTCAAACCAGATTTGTTTTTTTTGAACCTCTATTAAGCCTTATCGAAAATATTGATTTTGCAGGTATTCATTGGGCTTTAGTAGGCGGAGAGTCAGGACAAAATGCCAGAAAGATGTTACCGGAATGGGTTACTTCAATAAAAAATCAATGCAGACAAGCGAATGTTCCTTTTTATTTTCATCAATGGGGCGATAAAAGAACTCATGATAACCTGATTGATGGCAAAAGCCATCTCGAATTTCCTCAAAGCTGGTTAAACATTTTAGAAAATAGTCCCAAACAAATACAACTCAGCTTAAATTAA
- a CDS encoding GNAT family N-acetyltransferase, with translation MLIRKIENSEISKIYAHMINDFPPSERPPFEIIEQSLVSGTQKCFIGVKDNEEIGYAMCADAHPNNFVLLNFFAVFQEHRERKFGTAFLQQLFELYKNKAGMFIETETPLCANSSVEEKLIFRRQKFYEKLGVKTFYDLEYSLFDVPMYLNIYPLQKDFAEIKKVASTAITELWRDIVGEEKMHNIIIKAKNIRQ, from the coding sequence ATGCTTATACGCAAAATAGAAAATAGTGAAATTTCAAAAATTTACGCACACATGATTAATGATTTTCCCCCTAGCGAACGCCCACCTTTTGAGATAATAGAACAAAGCCTTGTCTCCGGCACTCAAAAATGTTTTATAGGCGTAAAAGACAACGAAGAAATTGGCTACGCCATGTGTGCGGACGCTCACCCCAATAACTTTGTATTATTAAACTTTTTTGCCGTTTTTCAAGAACATAGAGAACGTAAATTTGGCACGGCGTTTTTACAACAGCTTTTTGAACTCTATAAAAATAAAGCCGGAATGTTTATAGAAACAGAAACGCCTTTGTGTGCCAATAGTTCCGTAGAAGAAAAACTTATTTTTAGAAGACAAAAGTTTTATGAAAAACTCGGTGTTAAAACTTTTTATGACCTTGAATATTCACTTTTTGATGTTCCTATGTATTTGAATATATATCCTTTACAAAAAGATTTTGCTGAAATAAAAAAAGTTGCATCAACAGCAATCACAGAGCTTTGGCGAGATATAGTCGGTGAAGAAAAAATGCATAACATTATAATAAAGGCGAAAAACATACGTCAATAA
- a CDS encoding AraC family transcriptional regulator: MNNITFDNYYDELELVSGTSKHTFPTHIHQSLCIGVITKGAALLSFNNKTSILEKGSHYIIAPYQPHAITPLNGKEYSYLTICIKKDISKLCPELYKYLTKTKTLMQNTDPSSYNLQLLAQANNLSKYHFIKKFKEKIGITPYQFILNEKIKKVRQGILSKQSLADLALELGFSDQSHLCNTFKKYMGISPLQFSTAYKAH, from the coding sequence ATGAATAACATCACTTTTGATAATTATTACGATGAATTAGAACTTGTTTCCGGAACATCTAAACATACGTTTCCAACTCATATACACCAAAGTTTATGTATTGGCGTAATTACAAAGGGTGCTGCTTTATTGTCTTTTAATAATAAAACATCAATCTTAGAAAAAGGTTCCCACTATATTATTGCCCCTTATCAACCCCACGCTATAACTCCGCTTAACGGAAAGGAATATAGCTATTTAACTATCTGTATTAAAAAAGATATTTCTAAGCTTTGCCCTGAGCTATATAAGTATCTCACAAAGACAAAAACTTTGATGCAAAATACAGATCCAAGCAGTTATAATCTTCAACTTTTAGCTCAAGCTAATAATTTGAGTAAATATCATTTTATTAAAAAGTTTAAAGAAAAAATAGGCATTACACCATATCAATTTATTTTGAATGAAAAAATAAAAAAAGTCAGACAAGGAATACTGTCAAAACAGTCCTTGGCTGACTTAGCTTTAGAATTAGGCTTTTCCGATCAAAGTCATCTTTGTAATACTTTTAAAAAATATATGGGCATTTCCCCTCTGCAATTTAGTACTGCTTATAAGGCACATTAA